AGTGGCCATGGTCACCATTATTGCCTTGCCCGGCTGTGGTTGGCTGCAGTCGCCGGCACCCAAACATATATCGGATTTCGTGGCGCCGGGGGTGACCGTGGAAGGGATGGCGGTAGGCGGGCTGACCAGGGCGGAACTGGATAATGTGCTTAAGTCGCTGGCCCAGCAGCATTACCGGCCTCCTAAAGATGCCCGTTTTGACGATGAAACCGGCAAGGTTACGGACGGCGAACCGGGACGCCGGCTAGACATCACCGCTACCGCCGAGCGGGTGATGGCGGCGCTGCCGAATAGTAATATTACAGGAATATACCAGGATATTCAGCCGGCCATTAGTGCAGCCCAGCTTGAACAGGCCCGCCGTCTGGGCAGTTATACTACCGAAATCCTTGATGCCAGCCCCGGCCGTCTCCACAACATCCGGTTGACGGCCAAACTCATCAACAACGCCGTTGTTGAACCTGGCGCCGAGTTTTCCTTTAATCGCCAAACCGGTGAACCAACTGCCGAACGGGGCTTTAAGGAAGCGCCGGTCATCGGCAGGGATGGGCAAATGGAACCCGGCCTGGGAGGTGGCATGTGCCAGGTTTCGTCCACTTTATACAACGCCGTGCTGGCCGTCGGCTGGCCGGTAACCGAGCGGCATCCCCACTCGCAGCCGGTGGCCTATGTGCCAAAAGGGCGTGATGCTA
Above is a genomic segment from Thermosinus carboxydivorans Nor1 containing:
- a CDS encoding VanW family protein; protein product: MKFWEKAVAMVTIIALPGCGWLQSPAPKHISDFVAPGVTVEGMAVGGLTRAELDNVLKSLAQQHYRPPKDARFDDETGKVTDGEPGRRLDITATAERVMAALPNSNITGIYQDIQPAISAAQLEQARRLGSYTTEILDASPGRLHNIRLTAKLINNAVVEPGAEFSFNRQTGEPTAERGFKEAPVIGRDGQMEPGLGGGMCQVSSTLYNAVLAVGWPVTERHPHSQPVAYVPKGRDATTYTDKDLRFVNATRQRVVIRAVVHSNRLTVDLWGLSKE